The Ostrinia nubilalis chromosome 17, ilOstNubi1.1, whole genome shotgun sequence genome contains a region encoding:
- the LOC135079816 gene encoding mucin-2-like: MNLILIAAVVAVCGAAKLDRNYLPPVSAKTAGGSPGSLQTPFAGNSFNEGASNLPKGSFTNEFQGVVVDAAAAGTRASGEGETGLGGPRVSYGSTDSRVGEAAFRDAPNFRPFPGQDSAESQSQQSDSQTAGASQDFNQNRFNSFGESKPERAQAAFDRVANTLRFENEVGPESYHYAYETDNGISAEENGLAINGVQAQGGFSYTGDDGKVYSVSYIADEGGYQPRGDHLPTPPPIPEEILKALEKNAQDEAAGVIDDGSYDAQKYNAGDYAESDSGNTDHSDRQSPIFGKQPESDATASGTFINQNNQAFGPNTNALPGQRDSSKDSQSSVNDFGSVENFGQTSQPGRGNSNNFGSRKEYLPPTNGFNQNGRVQRPFTPTGTNAPQSNQFADSRPTFASSGNGEAQNYQGTQSSSNFARPGSNRLDVLAQSASKENSQEKNDFAPSSNNNFGQSAQTSQNSGSSLGSRTEYLPPVNRFGQNGRTPTLRPQRPTASAEATSTASFNAFSQNTGSFQSNNEDGQSSSSGLVSGTADRFSGFQQRPQSFNNQYSQNRFQASQNGQSQNQGDDVSSDASFGAINSQRPTSQPSTELTTPFESNEQPQSTSSPSTSFNAFNSPTNSRPASQYSQNNGQFPSSSRPQNRPSQSQGSSFSSQGQFNRPSFTSNQISSEGSLNENVRDINDAQFSPSTVRPTFGQAQGQDDSYYYRQPSKAFNTPSGSRFPGASSGQFDSVNQQTLQGPSQFSGESQKNSFQSQNIKYPEPPTVPTAAPTVSFEQFQGSTPASQYTEASISPFQSINQATTKYPRPPTVPTASPFQPLNQATTNSGSYPTIPTAAPSQYNGNLQTTASSFASAPTGSFGSRPSYQQPAQSNYQSQPQGSSQFSQTVGSSQDAAKDDSEPQVATQQYNGEIYEYSKPAQSLPAPAQKQTTSGVQQGQNRIPESQPTRSQFDATQGSSNVQEYTQQPARPTFGARPQFGSQTRPQFGQFNSQEQPTQESRPQSNAQSSFEGSQENQKPAQSNRSKCCQSLDSRLQSFRGTQGNQGQFGSQFPGSPSQTVSQNTGRGEVFGGPRKPPSFDQETGYHY, encoded by the exons ATGAATTTG ATTTTGATAGCCGCCGTGGTTGCGGTGTGCGGAGCCGCGAAACTGGACCGCAACTACTTACCGCCTGTATCAGCCAAAACTGCTGGCGGCAGTCCAGGGTCCTTACAAACTCCGTTCGCTGGAAACTCCTTCAATGAAGGAGCCAGCAACCTCCCCAAAGGCAGCTTCACTAACGAATTCCAAGGAGTGGTAGTTGACGCAGCTGCTGCTGGTACTAGAGCCTCTGGAGAAGGTGAAACGGGACTTGGAGGTCCTCGTGTGTCCTATGGCTCAACTGACTCCAGAGTGGGCGAAGCTGCTTTTAGAGATGCGCCCAATTTCCGACCCTTCCCTGGTCAGGATTCTGCTGAAAGCCAAAGCCAACAGAGTGACAGTCAGACAGCGGGCGCCTCTCAAGACTTCAACCAGAACAGATTCAATTCATTCGGAGAATCAAAACCTGAGCGTGCTCAAGCTGCTTTCGACCGTGTGGCCAACACCTTAAGATTCGAAAACGAGGTTGGACCTGAATCTTACCATTACGCCTACGAGACTGACAATGGAATATCTGCTGAGGAAAATGGTCTGGCCATCAATGGTGTTCAAGCACAGGGTGGTTTTTCTTACACTGGTGACGATGGGAAGGTTTACAGCGTTTCCTATATTGCTGATGAGGGTGGATACCAGCCTAGAGGTGATCATCTGCCGACTCCGCCTCCCATTCCTGAAGAAATCTTGAAGGCTTTGGAGAAGAACGCTCAGGATGAGGCTGCTGGAGTTATTGACGATG gcTCATACGACGCTCAGAAGTACAATGCGGGCGATTACGCGGAAAGTGACAGTGGTAATACAGACCACAGTGACCGGCAATCACCTATATTTGGGAAGCAGCCCGAGTCTGACGCAACTGCAAGTGGCACGTTCATCAACCAGAACAATCAGGCTTTCGGACCGAACACCAACGCGTTACCTGGACAAAGAGATTCGTCTAAAGATTCTCAAAGCTCTGTCAATGATTTCGGCTCCGTTGAAAACTTTGGACAGACGTCACAGCCCGGCCGTGGTAACTCTAACAATTTCGGCTCCAGAAAGGAATATCTACCACCTACCAACGGTTTTAATCAGAATGGCAGGGTTCAGAGACCGTTCACCCCTACTGGAACTAACGCTCCACAGTCCAACCAATTTGCTGACAGTCGTCCAACTTTTGCTTCTTCTGGTAATGGCGAAGCTCAAAACTACCAAGGAACTCAGTCGTCATCCAACTTTGCCAGGCCAGGCTCCAACAGATTAGATGTTCTCGCCCAAAGCGCTTCAAAGGAAAACTCACAAGAGAAAAATGACTTTGCGCCATCGTCAAACAACAACTTCGGGCAATCTGCACAAACTAGTCAAAACTCTGGAAGCAGTCTTGGCTCTAGGACAGAATACTTGCCACCTGTTAACCGATTTGGCCAAAATGGAAGAACTCCAACTCTGCGTCCTCAGAGACCTACTGCTTCGGCTGAAGCAACCTCGACTGCAAGCTTCAATGCGTTTTCCCAAAATACTGGATCATTCCAGTCTAACAATGAAGACGGGCAATCCAGTTCTTCAGGACTTGTATCTGGAACAGCTGATAGGTTCAGCGGTTTCCAACAGCGCCCCCAGTCTTTTAACAATCAATACTCCCAGAACCGTTTCCAGGCTAGTCAGAATGGTCAAAGCCAAAATCAGGGAGACGATGTTTCATCAGACGCCAGTTTTGGTGCCATTAACTCTCAACGCCCAACATCTCAGCCTAGCACTGAACTAACGACACCTTTTGAATCTAACGAACAACCACAGAGCACATCAAGTCCATCGACCTCGTTCAATGCTTTCAATTCTCCCACGAATTCCCGCCCAGCTTCGCAATACAGTCAAAACAACGGCCAATTCCCTTCTTCGTCTCGCCCTCAGAACCGACCTTCCCAATCACAAGGCTCCTCTTTCTCCTCTCAGGGACAATTTAACCGACCATCCTTCACTTCCAACCAAATATCTTCGGAAGGAAGTCTGAACGAGAATGTTCGTGATATCAATGACGCTCAGTTTTCTCCGAGCACTGTCAGACCTACATTTGGTCAAGCTCAGGGACAAGATGATTCTTATTATTATAGGCAGCCCTCAAAGGCATTCAACACTCCTTCAGGGTCCAGATTTCCAGGTGCGTCATCTGGTCAGTTTGATAGCGTGAACCAGCAAACGTTGCAGGGCCCCAGTCAATTCTCTGGAGAATCTCAGAAAAACTCCTTCCAGTCTCAAAACATTAAATATCCTGAACCCCCTACTGTTCCAACTGCCGCACCTACAGTATCCTTTGAGCAGTTCCAGGGAAGCACTCCTGCCTCACAGTACACTGAAGCTTCGATTAGCCCCTTCCAGTCCATAAACCAAGCTACGACTAAATACCCCAGGCCCCCAACCGTACCTACTGCTAGTCCCTTCCAGCCTTTGAACCAGGCTACAACTAACTCGGGTAGTTACCCGACCATACCTACTGCTGCACCCTCACAGTATAACGGAAACCTCCAAACTACTGCATCATCATTTGCGTCAGCACCTACTGGTTCCTTTGGCTCAAGGCCTTCATACCAGCAGCCTGCTCAGTCTAACTACCAAAGTCAACCGCAGGGATCTTCGCAGTTCTCTCAGACCGTAGGATCAAGTCAAGATGCTGCTAAAGATGACTCAGAACCACAAGTTGCCACCCAGCAATACAATGGAGAGATTTATGAGTACAGCAAACCGGCTCAAAGTCTTCCTGCTCCTGCTCAGAAACAGACCACTTCAGGTGTTCAACAAGGTCAGAACAGAATTCCTGAGTCCCAACCTACCCGATCTCAATTCGATGCCACTCAGGGTAGCAGCAACGTTCAAGAATACACACAGCAACCTGCCAGGCCTACCTTTGGAGCGAGACCACAATTTGGTTCTCAGACTAGGCCTCAGTTTGGTCAGTTCAATTCACAAGAGCAGCCTACTCAGGAATCGAGACCCCAATCGAATGCTCAATCCTCATTTGAAGGTTCTCAGGAGAACCAAAAGCCAGCTCAGAGCAACCGTTCCAAATGTTGTCAATCATTAGACTCTCGTCTGCAATCTTTCAGAGGGACGCAGGGCAATCAAGGTCAATTCGGCTCCCAATTCCCTGGATCACCTTCCCAGACTGTGAGTCAAAACACAGGACGAGGTGAGGTCTTCGGAGGACCCCGAAAACCTCCCAGCTTCGACCAAGAAACCGGCTACCATTACTAA